One region of Marivirga arenosa genomic DNA includes:
- a CDS encoding MFS transporter, protein MNDIQLGLKQNWKQFTLLVIVNAFVGGMVGMERSIFPQFAELEFGVASKTAILSFITAFGISKAIANYYTGRLANKIGRRNLLLIGWLIAIPVPFILIYAPNWAIVIFANILLGISQGLTWSSTVVMKIDLVGEKDRGFAMGLNEFAGYFAVGIVAFFTGYIANSYGVTPYPFYIGIFLSIVGFILTLIWVKDTRDFVHKESGTDKTTELKNIFVETTFKNKTLSSVTQAGLINNLNDGMIWGLLPMILLNLSFNNENIGVITAIYPTVWGIGQLFTGKMSDHYSKKGMLFWGMLMQGIAIFFIPYSSSFSILAGLSAILGLGTALVYPTFLSTIAQATSPKQRAESVGTFRLWRDLGYAFGAIISGITADLLGVEYAIILIAILTIISSLIIQFRMPSAIKQIENN, encoded by the coding sequence ATGAATGATATACAGCTAGGTTTAAAACAAAATTGGAAACAATTCACATTATTAGTTATTGTGAATGCTTTTGTAGGAGGCATGGTTGGAATGGAGAGAAGCATTTTTCCTCAGTTTGCAGAATTGGAATTTGGTGTAGCCTCAAAAACTGCGATTCTTTCATTCATCACAGCTTTTGGAATTAGTAAAGCCATTGCCAATTATTATACGGGCAGACTAGCAAATAAAATTGGAAGAAGAAATTTATTACTCATTGGCTGGCTCATAGCTATACCAGTCCCTTTTATACTTATTTATGCTCCAAACTGGGCAATTGTTATTTTCGCTAATATCCTATTAGGAATAAGCCAAGGATTAACCTGGAGCAGCACTGTGGTCATGAAAATTGACCTAGTTGGCGAAAAAGACCGGGGCTTCGCTATGGGGTTAAATGAGTTTGCAGGCTATTTTGCGGTAGGTATAGTAGCATTTTTCACTGGCTATATTGCGAATAGTTATGGAGTTACTCCCTATCCTTTTTACATAGGAATATTCTTGTCCATTGTAGGTTTTATATTAACACTTATTTGGGTGAAGGACACCCGTGACTTTGTTCACAAAGAAAGTGGGACAGACAAAACCACAGAACTTAAAAATATTTTCGTAGAAACAACTTTTAAAAACAAAACTCTGAGTTCAGTAACACAAGCAGGTTTAATAAATAATTTAAATGATGGTATGATATGGGGACTGCTACCTATGATCCTTTTGAATCTAAGTTTTAATAATGAAAATATTGGAGTTATAACCGCTATTTATCCTACTGTATGGGGAATTGGTCAACTATTTACAGGAAAAATGTCCGACCATTATTCAAAAAAAGGAATGCTATTCTGGGGAATGTTAATGCAAGGCATTGCTATTTTCTTTATTCCTTATAGTAGTTCATTTTCGATACTTGCTGGTTTATCAGCCATATTAGGATTAGGAACAGCCTTGGTTTACCCTACCTTTTTATCTACAATAGCTCAAGCCACAAGCCCTAAACAAAGAGCCGAAAGTGTTGGGACTTTTAGACTATGGAGAGACTTAGGTTATGCATTTGGTGCTATTATTTCTGGAATCACCGCAGATTTATTAGGGGTAGAATATGCTATCATTTTAATAGCTATCTTAACCATTATATCCTCACTTATCATTCAATTCAGAATGCCCTCTGCAATCAAACAAATCGAAAATAACTAA
- a CDS encoding tetratricopeptide repeat protein — protein sequence MNEDRIAQLCKFRKESPNDPFIIYALATEYKEEAPEKAKELFDELLKKHEDYIGTYYHAAALYAEFFDRDTADEIYQKGISVAQKNGEHHALRELQNAYTNFQFEE from the coding sequence ATGAATGAGGATAGAATAGCTCAGCTCTGTAAATTTCGTAAAGAATCACCTAATGATCCTTTTATTATTTATGCTTTAGCCACAGAATACAAAGAAGAAGCTCCTGAAAAAGCAAAAGAACTTTTTGATGAATTATTAAAAAAACATGAAGATTACATCGGCACCTATTATCATGCTGCAGCTTTATATGCTGAATTTTTCGATAGAGATACCGCAGATGAAATTTATCAAAAAGGAATTTCAGTAGCACAGAAAAATGGTGAACACCATGCTTTAAGGGAATTACAAAATGCTTACACAAATTTTCAGTTTGAGGAATAA
- a CDS encoding bifunctional nuclease family protein, whose amino-acid sequence MDKIKLEILGLSSSQSQSGSFALVLGESEGSRRLPIIIGMFEAQAIAIEIEKIVPNRPMTHDLFKSFAHSFNYSVKEIVISDLKEGVFFAKIVCDNGMETVEIDSRPSDAIAIGIRFDAPIYTYEKIMSEAGIVLSDDKDEDDISELKKPVEKSSSPSTSTPQSKSDFDKLKNMSMDKLNELLEKMIQSEDYEKAAKIRDEINRRN is encoded by the coding sequence GTGGATAAAATCAAATTAGAAATATTAGGTTTATCATCTAGCCAGTCACAATCTGGTTCATTTGCATTGGTTTTAGGGGAATCTGAAGGTAGCAGAAGATTACCAATTATCATTGGTATGTTTGAAGCTCAGGCTATTGCTATCGAAATAGAAAAGATTGTACCTAACAGACCTATGACACATGATCTTTTTAAATCATTTGCTCACAGCTTTAACTACTCGGTTAAAGAAATAGTGATATCGGATTTAAAAGAGGGAGTGTTTTTTGCAAAAATCGTTTGTGATAATGGTATGGAAACAGTTGAGATTGATAGTAGACCTTCTGATGCCATTGCAATTGGAATTCGATTCGATGCTCCAATTTATACGTATGAGAAAATAATGTCAGAAGCAGGAATTGTTTTATCAGATGATAAAGATGAAGATGATATTTCTGAGTTGAAAAAACCCGTAGAGAAATCTTCCTCACCTTCAACTTCAACACCACAATCAAAATCTGATTTTGATAAATTGAAAAATATGTCAATGGATAAGCTGAATGAATTGTTGGAAAAAATGATTCAGAGTGAGGATTATGAAAAAGCTGCTAAAATTAGAGATGAAATAAATAGAAGGAATTAA
- a CDS encoding substrate-binding periplasmic protein has protein sequence MKLLKITLLFIFLLSNISVFSQRLSGDNYATAKAAGNGTVTFTYVETPGFVYKDQSGKLTGVCVDIMNDFIQYVKQNHGINLNARFLGNGSSFSAMYNGVKNAKNGVFGLGNITVTEARKSEILFSPSFITNFAILVTHSSVPTLGSMSEISQKFNGFTAYTAKGTLNEKRINNLKSDYYPDLKISYVNSSPAVLDKILSDKKSLSYLDLAFYLAAVKERKPLKRHQVGDEGSEEFAFVMPKSSDWQPIIEEFFNANGGYKNTTEYKKILVDHLGLSAVKLLDSASE, from the coding sequence ATGAAGCTATTAAAAATTACCCTTTTATTTATTTTCTTACTTTCTAATATTAGCGTTTTTTCTCAAAGATTAAGTGGTGATAATTATGCTACTGCAAAAGCAGCTGGAAATGGCACCGTTACTTTTACTTATGTAGAAACACCTGGCTTTGTCTATAAAGATCAAAGTGGTAAACTAACAGGAGTATGTGTTGATATCATGAATGATTTCATTCAATATGTAAAGCAAAATCACGGCATCAATTTAAATGCACGTTTCCTTGGGAATGGAAGTAGCTTCAGTGCTATGTATAATGGTGTTAAAAATGCTAAAAATGGTGTTTTTGGTTTAGGAAATATCACGGTTACTGAGGCAAGAAAGAGTGAAATTCTTTTCAGCCCTTCATTTATTACCAACTTTGCGATTTTAGTTACCCATAGTAGTGTGCCTACTCTAGGCTCTATGAGTGAGATTTCTCAAAAGTTCAATGGGTTTACAGCTTATACTGCTAAAGGAACCTTAAATGAGAAAAGAATTAATAATTTAAAATCTGATTACTATCCTGACTTAAAGATTAGCTATGTGAATTCAAGTCCTGCGGTTTTGGATAAAATTTTATCTGATAAAAAGTCATTATCATACTTGGATTTAGCTTTTTATTTAGCTGCAGTAAAAGAAAGAAAACCTTTAAAAAGACACCAGGTAGGAGATGAAGGTTCTGAAGAGTTTGCATTTGTAATGCCTAAATCAAGTGATTGGCAGCCTATCATAGAAGAGTTTTTCAATGCAAATGGAGGTTATAAAAACACAACAGAATACAAGAAAATTTTAGTAGATCATTTAGGTTTATCAGCAGTAAAATTGTTAGACTCTGCTAGCGAATAA
- a CDS encoding electron transfer flavoprotein subunit beta/FixA family protein codes for MKILVCITHVPDTTAKISFTDDNTKFNSDGVQYIIGPYDDYALARAVELKEATGGTVTVLNVGTSETEPTIRKALAIGADDAIRIDAEPSDSFFVAEQIANHAKDAGYDLIMMGRESIDFNGGMVHGMVGELLGLPAISPVMKLDIEGQTAKLAREIEGGKEYLELDLPFIAGCQEPIAEWKIPNMRGIMSARSKKLEVIAPSDASEAVKLQKYEMPPEKGEVKMIDADNVEELVKLLKNEAKVI; via the coding sequence ATGAAAATATTAGTTTGCATAACGCACGTGCCGGATACTACGGCTAAAATTTCATTTACTGATGATAATACAAAATTTAATTCAGATGGTGTACAGTATATCATAGGCCCTTATGATGACTATGCTTTAGCCAGAGCTGTTGAATTAAAAGAGGCAACAGGAGGTACTGTTACAGTATTAAATGTAGGAACTTCAGAAACTGAACCAACTATCAGAAAAGCCCTAGCTATTGGTGCTGATGATGCTATTAGAATCGATGCTGAACCATCTGATTCATTCTTCGTGGCCGAACAAATTGCTAATCATGCAAAAGATGCTGGTTATGATTTAATTATGATGGGTAGAGAGTCTATCGATTTTAATGGTGGTATGGTTCATGGCATGGTAGGCGAATTGTTAGGATTACCTGCAATTTCTCCAGTTATGAAATTAGATATAGAAGGACAAACTGCTAAGCTTGCTAGAGAAATCGAAGGAGGTAAAGAATATTTAGAATTAGATTTGCCTTTTATCGCAGGTTGTCAAGAGCCAATTGCAGAATGGAAAATTCCTAACATGAGAGGAATTATGTCTGCAAGAAGTAAAAAATTAGAGGTTATAGCTCCTTCTGATGCTTCCGAAGCTGTTAAATTACAGAAATACGAGATGCCACCAGAAAAAGGTGAAGTTAAAATGATTGATGCCGACAATGTGGAAGAGTTGGTGAAATTGTTGAAGAATGAAGCTAAAGTAATTTAA
- a CDS encoding alpha-amylase family glycosyl hydrolase codes for MLQLIKDDPWLEPYESDIQTRFNYYKDEIDRIKKEYGGLKKYASLDDQLGFHKIRNGFIYREWAPGAEALSLVGDFNNWDSDSHKMIRKEGGIWEVEISKDSGLKHLSAVKVRITSANGIHDRIPAFIKYATQDQESYDFTGRIWQPSSEYKWSDQDFDLDAVKNPVIYECHPGMAQEKEGVGTFEEFQENILPRIKDLGYNCIQLMAVAEHPYYGSFGYHVANFYAPSSRFGTPDDLKSLVNTAHKMGIAVIMDVVHSHSVKNFAEGLNDFDGTNNQYFHEGGKGYHTGWDSKLFNYGKEEVSRFLLSNLRYWLEEFHFDGFRFDGVTSMLYHHHGDHVSFDHYDKYFKDGVDWDAVRYLQLANTLVHTIKPKAITIAEDMSGMPGMCQPIENGGLGFDYRLGMGIPDNWIKWLKHKKDEEWNVQEIWNVLSNRRYKEKTVAYAESHDQAMVGDKTLAFWLMDKEMYWHMAKGDDNLIIDRGIALHKMIRMVTAAAGGEAYLNFIGNEFGHPEWMDFPRQGNDWSYKYARRQWSLVDNKELKYHYLNDFESDMLHLLKSENVLNASPAKLLNIDETNKVLIFERANLIFVFNFHPNNSVPDYEFWVTKAGDYTYLLNSDDEKFGGHNRLDSNTVHHSFKKEGGDFIKIYCVNRTAIVLKAK; via the coding sequence ATGTTACAATTAATAAAAGATGACCCTTGGTTAGAGCCTTATGAATCAGATATTCAAACAAGGTTTAATTATTATAAAGATGAGATTGACAGAATTAAAAAGGAATACGGTGGCTTAAAAAAGTATGCCAGCCTTGATGATCAACTTGGATTTCATAAAATTAGAAATGGATTTATTTATAGAGAATGGGCACCTGGTGCAGAGGCTTTATCATTGGTGGGTGACTTCAATAATTGGGATAGCGATTCTCATAAGATGATTAGAAAAGAGGGTGGTATTTGGGAAGTTGAAATTTCAAAAGATTCTGGACTTAAGCACTTGTCTGCAGTTAAGGTAAGAATAACCTCTGCTAATGGTATTCATGACAGAATTCCTGCCTTTATTAAATATGCTACTCAAGATCAGGAGAGTTATGATTTTACTGGCAGAATCTGGCAACCTTCCAGTGAGTATAAATGGTCTGATCAAGATTTTGATTTAGATGCCGTTAAGAATCCAGTTATTTATGAATGCCACCCAGGAATGGCTCAAGAAAAAGAAGGGGTGGGGACTTTTGAAGAGTTTCAAGAAAATATCTTACCAAGAATTAAAGACTTGGGATATAATTGCATTCAGTTAATGGCTGTGGCCGAGCATCCTTACTATGGTTCCTTTGGCTATCATGTAGCCAATTTTTATGCGCCCTCATCTCGGTTTGGTACGCCTGATGATTTAAAGTCATTAGTTAATACTGCGCATAAAATGGGTATTGCAGTTATTATGGATGTTGTGCATTCGCATTCAGTAAAGAACTTTGCAGAAGGCTTAAATGATTTTGATGGCACTAACAATCAATATTTCCATGAAGGAGGTAAGGGATATCACACAGGTTGGGATTCTAAATTGTTTAATTATGGGAAGGAGGAAGTATCAAGGTTCTTATTATCTAATTTGAGATACTGGTTAGAAGAGTTTCATTTTGATGGATTTCGTTTTGATGGAGTGACTTCCATGCTATACCATCATCATGGTGATCATGTGAGTTTTGATCATTATGATAAATATTTTAAGGATGGTGTAGATTGGGATGCAGTTCGCTATTTGCAATTAGCTAATACTCTAGTGCATACTATAAAACCCAAAGCCATTACAATAGCTGAAGACATGAGCGGTATGCCTGGAATGTGCCAACCTATCGAAAATGGAGGGCTAGGCTTTGATTATCGTTTAGGTATGGGAATTCCTGATAATTGGATTAAATGGTTAAAGCATAAAAAAGATGAAGAGTGGAATGTGCAGGAAATATGGAATGTATTAAGTAATAGAAGATATAAAGAAAAAACGGTTGCATATGCTGAGTCGCACGATCAGGCTATGGTGGGTGATAAAACCTTGGCCTTTTGGTTAATGGATAAGGAAATGTACTGGCATATGGCCAAAGGAGATGATAATTTAATCATTGATCGTGGCATAGCTTTACATAAAATGATTCGTATGGTTACAGCTGCAGCTGGTGGAGAGGCATATCTAAACTTTATTGGTAATGAATTTGGGCATCCTGAATGGATGGATTTTCCGAGACAAGGAAATGACTGGAGTTATAAATATGCTAGGAGGCAATGGTCACTTGTCGACAATAAAGAATTAAAGTATCACTACCTAAATGATTTTGAGAGTGATATGCTCCATTTATTAAAAAGTGAAAATGTACTAAATGCTTCACCTGCTAAACTTTTAAATATAGATGAGACTAATAAGGTTTTAATATTTGAAAGAGCGAATTTAATATTTGTATTTAATTTTCATCCTAATAATTCTGTTCCTGATTATGAATTTTGGGTGACTAAGGCAGGGGATTATACGTACTTGTTGAATAGTGATGATGAAAAATTTGGTGGACATAATCGTTTAGATTCAAATACAGTGCATCATAGTTTTAAAAAAGAGGGAGGGGATTTTATTAAAATTTACTGCGTGAATAGAACTGCTATTGTATTAAAAGCGAAGTAA
- a CDS encoding electron transfer flavoprotein subunit alpha/FixB family protein has protein sequence MSILVFIEHAEGEIKKSSLEAVSYAAAMGEDVTAIAIGPIDESVLKSAGSAGASKVLHVADDKLEKGLIQPYAKVIAQAMEKEGAKTLVLAKSSLGDPVAARIAAKLKAGFVSNVADLPDTSGGFTVKRSIYTGKAFANVEMTTEYKIIGIKKNAVELKQDGGDATVEAFEPTLEDSDFGVKITSQEKQTGEILLPEAELVVSGGRGLKGPENWGMIEDLAKTLGAATGCSKPVSDIGWRPHHEHVGQTGVKVSPQLYIAVGISGAIQHLAGVNSSKYILVINKDEEAPFFSAADYGIVGDAFEVVPKLTEAIKAAQN, from the coding sequence ATGTCAATATTAGTATTTATAGAACACGCTGAAGGCGAAATTAAAAAATCATCATTAGAGGCTGTATCCTATGCGGCAGCAATGGGAGAAGATGTAACAGCAATAGCAATTGGCCCGATAGACGAGTCAGTTTTAAAATCAGCTGGATCGGCTGGTGCTTCAAAAGTATTGCACGTAGCGGATGACAAATTAGAAAAAGGATTAATTCAGCCTTATGCTAAGGTTATTGCTCAGGCCATGGAAAAAGAAGGAGCTAAAACTTTAGTATTAGCAAAATCATCTTTAGGCGATCCTGTTGCAGCTAGAATTGCAGCAAAATTGAAAGCTGGTTTTGTATCAAATGTTGCAGATTTACCTGATACTTCTGGCGGATTTACGGTTAAAAGAAGTATTTACACAGGTAAAGCTTTCGCAAATGTAGAAATGACTACAGAGTATAAAATTATTGGTATCAAAAAGAATGCTGTTGAATTGAAGCAGGATGGTGGAGATGCTACTGTAGAGGCATTTGAGCCTACTTTAGAGGATTCAGATTTCGGTGTTAAAATTACCTCGCAAGAAAAGCAAACTGGTGAAATTTTATTACCGGAAGCTGAATTAGTTGTTTCTGGTGGTAGAGGATTAAAAGGTCCTGAAAACTGGGGTATGATTGAAGATTTAGCAAAAACATTAGGTGCCGCAACAGGATGTTCTAAGCCTGTTTCTGATATCGGATGGAGACCTCACCATGAGCACGTAGGGCAAACGGGTGTAAAAGTTTCTCCCCAATTGTATATTGCGGTAGGTATTTCAGGTGCAATTCAGCACTTAGCGGGTGTTAATTCTTCTAAATATATATTAGTAATCAACAAAGACGAAGAAGCACCATTCTTCTCAGCAGCTGATTACGGTATAGTGGGAGATGCATTTGAGGTAGTGCCAAAATTAACTGAAGCAATTAAAGCAGCACAAAACTAA
- a CDS encoding OsmC family protein, producing the protein MRVITNMLAPKEYESKNESGNILNIDMYDSKDKDYFAPMESLLAALASCACVDLVEMIKKRRKELIDLQVETIGKRREEHPKAYESIHMIFTATSNNLKENELLKLVELATGKYCSVSGTLNIKATYEVIIKTL; encoded by the coding sequence ATGCGAGTAATAACAAATATGCTAGCTCCGAAGGAGTATGAAAGCAAGAATGAATCGGGTAATATCTTAAATATTGATATGTATGATTCTAAGGATAAAGACTACTTTGCCCCTATGGAGAGTCTTTTAGCTGCTTTAGCATCTTGTGCATGCGTTGATTTGGTAGAAATGATTAAGAAAAGAAGAAAGGAATTAATCGATCTTCAAGTTGAAACCATAGGAAAAAGAAGAGAAGAACATCCAAAAGCATACGAAAGCATTCATATGATTTTTACAGCTACTTCAAATAATTTGAAAGAAAACGAATTACTTAAGTTGGTAGAGTTGGCAACAGGAAAGTATTGTTCCGTTTCAGGAACTTTGAATATAAAAGCTACTTACGAGGTAATTATCAAAACCCTATGA
- a CDS encoding CCA tRNA nucleotidyltransferase has translation MNFSAFLAQHPVFELVKKSAQSLGVEVYIVGGYVRDLILKRASKDIDFVCVGSGIELAKEIASNIGPNKKIQIFKNFGTASILYNDLELEFVGARKESYQRDSRKPIVEEGTLEDDQNRRDFTINALAISLNEENYGALIDPFDGVKDLKKKLIKTPLEPDVTFSDDPLRMMRAVRFAARLNFDIAPKTFDSITKNAERLKIISAERIIDELNKIIMAEKPSYGFKLLYHSKLLEQFFPEMVELHGVEEKNGFKHKDNFYHTLQVLDNTAEYGGDLWLRWAAILHDIAKPATKRFNPKQGWTFHGHEDRGARMVPKIFKRLKLPLNEKMKYVQKLVLLHLRPIPLVRDNITDNAVRRLLFEAGDDIEDLMTLCRADVTSKNMNKVKQFRANFDKVEQKMKEVEEKDQVRNFQPPVSGEDIMKAFGLSPCKEIGIIKSEIKEAILDGKIQNNREEAYQFMLDVGRKLNLIKL, from the coding sequence ATGAATTTCTCTGCATTTCTTGCACAACATCCCGTTTTTGAGCTAGTTAAAAAAAGCGCCCAATCTTTAGGTGTGGAGGTCTACATTGTTGGAGGTTATGTTCGAGACCTTATTTTGAAAAGAGCATCAAAGGATATTGATTTTGTTTGCGTAGGTAGCGGAATTGAATTAGCTAAAGAAATAGCTTCGAATATAGGACCGAATAAAAAAATTCAAATTTTCAAAAACTTTGGTACTGCTAGCATACTTTATAATGATTTAGAATTAGAATTTGTTGGAGCTAGAAAGGAATCCTATCAAAGGGATAGTAGGAAGCCAATTGTAGAAGAAGGTACCCTAGAAGATGATCAAAATAGAAGAGATTTTACCATAAATGCATTAGCAATTAGCCTTAATGAGGAGAATTACGGTGCATTAATTGATCCATTTGATGGGGTTAAAGATTTAAAGAAAAAGCTTATCAAAACACCATTAGAGCCGGATGTTACTTTTTCTGATGATCCATTAAGAATGATGAGAGCAGTTCGTTTTGCAGCTCGGCTTAATTTTGATATCGCTCCAAAAACCTTTGATAGCATTACAAAAAATGCAGAACGATTAAAAATCATTTCTGCAGAAAGAATAATTGATGAATTGAATAAAATCATCATGGCAGAAAAGCCTTCATATGGCTTTAAATTACTTTATCATTCAAAATTATTAGAGCAATTCTTTCCTGAGATGGTAGAATTGCATGGTGTTGAGGAAAAAAATGGCTTTAAACACAAAGATAATTTTTATCATACTTTACAAGTTTTAGATAACACTGCTGAATATGGTGGAGACCTATGGTTAAGATGGGCAGCTATTCTGCATGATATCGCTAAACCAGCGACAAAACGATTCAATCCTAAGCAAGGATGGACCTTCCACGGACATGAAGATAGGGGAGCTAGAATGGTGCCTAAAATTTTTAAGCGGTTAAAACTGCCCTTAAATGAAAAAATGAAGTACGTACAAAAGTTAGTACTACTTCATTTAAGACCTATTCCTTTAGTAAGAGATAATATTACTGATAATGCAGTAAGAAGGTTGCTGTTTGAAGCGGGTGATGATATTGAGGACTTGATGACCCTATGCAGAGCTGATGTTACCTCTAAAAACATGAATAAGGTAAAGCAGTTTAGGGCTAATTTTGATAAGGTTGAACAGAAGATGAAAGAGGTTGAGGAAAAAGATCAGGTTCGTAATTTTCAGCCGCCTGTTTCAGGTGAAGATATCATGAAGGCCTTTGGATTATCTCCTTGCAAAGAAATTGGAATTATCAAAAGTGAGATCAAAGAAGCCATTTTAGATGGCAAGATTCAAAATAATAGGGAAGAGGCTTATCAGTTTATGCTAGATGTTGGTCGAAAATTAAACCTAATTAAACTATAA
- a CDS encoding FecR family protein — protein MNIKYLFPFLIFTILVSACSKQTIITEDEYKAVDLPDGSIVFLNQNSELEYVESFNERKVAIKGECYFSIVESDKPFTVQGELGIVEVLGTEFNLKSDSENMEVEVEEGEVSLSVEGKSEKVARGQMASYDKGNKSIKTGKAPMSFKKWMSKMTIELKKFDQKFNKEIKELEKIVKDKSKEADKEAKKVGKELEDVGKQIGKSLKKITN, from the coding sequence ATGAATATAAAGTATTTATTTCCATTTTTAATTTTTACCATTCTAGTTTCAGCTTGTTCAAAGCAAACGATTATAACTGAAGATGAATATAAAGCGGTAGATCTACCAGATGGTAGTATTGTTTTTTTAAATCAGAATTCTGAATTAGAATATGTTGAATCATTTAATGAAAGAAAAGTAGCTATAAAAGGGGAGTGTTATTTTTCTATAGTAGAATCTGATAAGCCGTTTACAGTTCAAGGTGAATTAGGAATAGTTGAAGTGTTAGGTACTGAATTCAATCTAAAGTCGGATAGTGAAAATATGGAGGTTGAAGTTGAAGAAGGAGAAGTTAGCCTTTCTGTTGAAGGTAAATCTGAAAAGGTGGCTAGAGGTCAGATGGCATCTTATGACAAAGGGAATAAAAGTATAAAAACTGGGAAAGCTCCAATGAGTTTCAAGAAATGGATGTCAAAAATGACCATTGAATTAAAAAAGTTTGATCAGAAATTTAATAAAGAAATTAAGGAACTCGAAAAAATCGTAAAAGATAAAAGTAAGGAAGCTGATAAAGAAGCGAAGAAAGTAGGGAAAGAACTGGAGGATGTTGGAAAGCAAATTGGTAAAAGCCTTAAAAAAATTACAAATTAA
- a CDS encoding tetratricopeptide repeat protein: MKMKRFTQVFLLLLTLSMFAFSFETKAQDEEDIKRAKFKYNRSVRYNDFQSAKNAIYDLMALQPNNASYIDSLAYIYFEFNQFASAALASRDALSVNPNNQMMLQISAQSLDKLGAVDQSLKMYQRLYNITDDAFVLYEVIQKQYALKKYDDAMLNIELLLGKPIVDGSKVYVNNSDGNEIQVPFKAVIFNMQGSIAKAKGDEESAKKYFNNALKLAPNYALAKENLNTGN, translated from the coding sequence ATGAAAATGAAAAGATTTACTCAAGTATTCTTATTGTTGTTAACCTTGTCAATGTTTGCTTTTAGCTTTGAAACAAAAGCTCAAGATGAGGAGGATATAAAAAGAGCAAAATTTAAATACAACAGATCAGTTCGTTATAACGATTTTCAATCTGCTAAAAATGCTATTTATGATTTAATGGCTCTTCAGCCCAATAATGCATCATATATTGATTCCTTAGCTTATATATATTTTGAATTTAATCAATTTGCTTCTGCGGCTTTGGCTTCAAGAGATGCATTATCTGTAAATCCTAATAATCAAATGATGTTGCAAATCAGTGCGCAAAGTTTAGACAAGCTTGGAGCAGTAGATCAATCCTTGAAAATGTATCAAAGATTATACAATATTACAGATGATGCATTTGTATTATATGAAGTGATTCAAAAACAATATGCTTTAAAAAAATATGATGATGCAATGCTAAATATTGAATTGCTTTTAGGAAAACCGATAGTAGATGGAAGCAAGGTATACGTTAATAATTCTGATGGAAATGAAATACAAGTTCCCTTCAAAGCCGTGATCTTTAACATGCAAGGATCTATAGCAAAAGCTAAAGGAGATGAGGAATCTGCAAAAAAATATTTTAATAATGCATTAAAGCTAGCCCCTAACTATGCTTTAGCTAAAGAAAATTTGAATACTGGTAACTAA